The proteins below are encoded in one region of Clostridium estertheticum:
- a CDS encoding thioredoxin domain-containing protein, with translation MNNLENIPNRLINEKSPYLLQHAQNPVAWYPWSEEAFTKAKADDKPIFVSIGYSTCHWCHVMEKESFENEEVAAILNRYFISIKVDREERPDVDSIYMSVCQSLTGSGGWPLTIFMTSDKKPFYAGTYFPRESMRGMPGIKDVLISIAEQWNENKESIIESSKKIVEHIKKNDVFVKPGEMGEDEIHNAFSSFASVFDDKYGGFGRSPKFPAPHNLQFLLRYWKNYNEPKALEIVETTLEAMYAGGIFDHIGFGFSRYSTDQKWLVPHFEKMLYDNALLAQVYIEAFEATGKKFYKEVADKIFTYILRDMTSKEGAFYSAEDADSEGIEGKYYLLTYEEVALVLCEEHYKTYCEQYNITTKGNFEGRNIPNLIGKQSSTSIDEKVNIKLEKMREKLFEYREERIHPYKDDKILTSWNGLMIAALAYGGRVFQNKSYINVAEKAMNFILSKMINDKGRLMARYRDGDVANLGYLDDYAFTVHALIELYEVTFNAVYLTKAIELNENMIKLFKDEKQGGLFLYGVDGEELISRPKDIYDGAMPSGNSVATLNMLRLARLTANTKLEDEAVLQFKIFASKVKTIESAHAYFMTALLYSTVPGKDIIISGDENSGETKAMIKEINSTYLPFATVVLNAGDGSLNSINSELAAHKPLMGKTTAYICENYTCREPINNLQKFSESINE, from the coding sequence ATGAACAATCTAGAAAACATACCTAATAGATTAATTAATGAAAAGTCTCCATATTTATTACAACATGCCCAAAATCCAGTGGCGTGGTATCCATGGAGTGAAGAGGCTTTTACAAAAGCAAAAGCGGATGACAAACCTATATTCGTAAGTATCGGCTATTCAACTTGTCATTGGTGTCATGTTATGGAAAAGGAATCATTTGAAAATGAAGAGGTAGCAGCAATACTAAATAGATATTTTATATCAATAAAGGTTGATCGTGAAGAACGTCCAGATGTAGATAGTATTTATATGTCGGTATGTCAGTCTCTCACTGGTAGTGGTGGATGGCCCTTAACAATTTTTATGACATCAGATAAAAAACCTTTTTATGCAGGTACCTATTTTCCAAGGGAAAGCATGCGTGGAATGCCAGGGATAAAAGACGTACTAATTTCTATTGCGGAGCAGTGGAATGAAAATAAAGAGAGTATTATAGAATCTAGTAAAAAAATAGTGGAGCATATAAAAAAGAATGATGTTTTTGTTAAACCTGGAGAAATGGGTGAAGATGAAATACATAATGCATTTAGTAGCTTTGCAAGTGTTTTTGATGATAAGTATGGTGGATTTGGAAGGTCTCCAAAATTCCCAGCTCCTCACAATTTACAATTTTTATTGAGATATTGGAAAAATTACAATGAGCCTAAGGCATTAGAAATAGTAGAAACAACTTTGGAAGCAATGTACGCAGGTGGAATTTTTGATCATATTGGTTTTGGATTTTCAAGGTATTCAACAGATCAGAAGTGGTTAGTGCCTCACTTTGAAAAAATGTTATATGATAATGCACTTTTAGCGCAAGTATATATTGAAGCTTTTGAAGCCACAGGTAAAAAGTTTTATAAAGAAGTTGCAGATAAAATATTTACTTATATCTTAAGGGATATGACTTCAAAGGAGGGGGCTTTTTACTCAGCCGAGGATGCAGATAGTGAAGGCATCGAGGGTAAATATTATTTGTTAACGTATGAGGAAGTAGCTTTAGTTTTATGTGAAGAGCATTATAAAACCTATTGTGAACAATATAATATAACGACGAAAGGTAATTTTGAGGGGCGAAATATTCCAAATCTTATTGGAAAACAAAGTAGTACTAGTATAGATGAAAAAGTAAATATAAAATTAGAAAAAATGAGGGAGAAACTGTTTGAATATAGAGAGGAGAGAATTCATCCTTATAAGGATGATAAAATATTAACTTCATGGAATGGACTTATGATTGCAGCTCTTGCCTATGGTGGAAGAGTTTTTCAAAATAAAAGCTATATAAATGTTGCAGAAAAGGCTATGAATTTCATATTAAGTAAGATGATTAATGATAAAGGAAGGTTAATGGCTAGATATAGAGATGGTGATGTTGCCAATTTAGGTTATTTAGACGATTATGCTTTTACGGTTCATGCTTTAATTGAATTATATGAGGTTACTTTTAATGCAGTATATTTAACCAAGGCTATAGAACTTAATGAAAATATGATTAAACTGTTTAAAGATGAAAAGCAGGGTGGATTGTTTTTGTATGGAGTTGACGGCGAAGAACTAATTTCAAGGCCTAAAGATATATATGATGGTGCAATGCCATCGGGTAATTCAGTTGCTACTTTAAATATGTTAAGACTTGCTAGATTAACGGCTAATACTAAATTAGAAGATGAGGCCGTTTTACAATTTAAAATCTTTGCGTCAAAGGTTAAAACTATAGAGAGCGCTCATGCTTATTTTATGACAGCATTACTATATAGTACAGTACCAGGAAAGGATATTATAATCTCTGGAGATGAGAATTCAGGCGAAACCAAAGCTATGATTAAAGAGATTAATAGCACTTATCTTCCTTTTGCTACAGTAGTATTAAATGCTGGTGATGGAAGTCTAAATTCTATTAATTCAGAGTTGGCTGCGCATAAACCTTTGATGGGGAAAACTACTGCTTATATTTGTGAGAATTATACATGCAGGGAACCTATTAATAATCTACAAAAATTTTCTGAGTCTATCAATGAGTGA
- the argS gene encoding arginine--tRNA ligase translates to MDYKKIVAQRIKQLVELDIETIENLIEIPPKPEMGEFAFPCFQLSKVMRKAPNMIAKDLKEKIEKDGFEKIECFGPYLNFFLDKGAFIKNTVEKILDEGDNYGSSKVGEGKNIVVEYSSPNIAKPFHVGHLFTTVIGNSLYKILSFEGYNCTGINHLGDWGTQFGKLIYAYKNWVDEDALASEPIKELLRIYVKFHEEADLDPTLNEQAKMYFKKLEDGCDEEVELWTKFRDVSLVEFKKLYETLNVKFDSYAGESFYCDKMDDIIKDIDAKGLLVESNGAKVVMLDEYNIPPCIIKKSDGATIYATRDLAAATYRKKTYDFYKNIYVVGKDQALHFKQVFTTLKLMGNKWADDCVHVPFGTVRFADKKLSTRKGDVIFLDDLLNQAVAKTLEVINEKNPELENKEDVAKKVGIGAIVFTYLKNHRERDIVFNWEEMLSFEGETGPYVQYTYARAKSILRKVEETSKNNETDVELDYNKLNSKEEFELVKQLEGFQKSILFAIDKLEPSMVTRYVIDVAKAFNKFYNQYNISNLKDESDKKAKIKMVEATCQVIKNALGLIGIEVVDRM, encoded by the coding sequence ATGGATTATAAAAAAATAGTTGCGCAGAGGATTAAACAATTGGTGGAGCTCGATATAGAAACAATAGAAAATTTAATTGAGATACCACCAAAACCTGAAATGGGAGAGTTTGCTTTTCCATGTTTCCAATTATCTAAAGTTATGAGAAAAGCACCAAATATGATAGCTAAGGATTTAAAAGAAAAAATAGAAAAAGACGGTTTTGAGAAAATAGAGTGTTTTGGTCCTTATTTAAATTTCTTCCTAGACAAAGGGGCGTTTATTAAAAATACAGTAGAAAAAATATTAGATGAGGGAGATAATTATGGTTCATCTAAAGTTGGTGAAGGTAAGAATATAGTAGTAGAATATTCATCACCTAATATTGCAAAACCGTTCCATGTAGGACATTTATTCACTACAGTTATTGGTAACTCATTATATAAAATATTATCTTTCGAAGGATATAATTGTACTGGAATTAACCATCTTGGAGATTGGGGCACTCAATTCGGTAAACTTATTTATGCTTATAAGAACTGGGTAGATGAGGATGCTTTAGCTAGCGAGCCGATTAAAGAACTATTAAGAATTTATGTTAAATTCCATGAGGAAGCTGATCTTGACCCAACTCTTAATGAGCAAGCTAAAATGTACTTTAAAAAATTAGAAGATGGTTGCGACGAGGAAGTTGAGCTTTGGACTAAATTTCGTGACGTAAGTTTAGTTGAGTTTAAAAAACTTTATGAAACATTAAATGTTAAATTTGATTCTTATGCTGGTGAAAGTTTCTATTGTGATAAGATGGATGACATTATTAAGGATATAGATGCAAAGGGATTACTAGTTGAGAGTAATGGAGCTAAGGTTGTAATGCTTGATGAATACAATATTCCACCATGCATAATTAAAAAATCAGATGGAGCTACAATTTACGCAACTCGTGATTTAGCAGCAGCAACATATAGAAAGAAGACTTACGACTTTTATAAAAATATTTATGTAGTTGGAAAAGATCAAGCTCTTCATTTTAAACAAGTCTTTACTACTTTAAAGCTTATGGGAAATAAATGGGCAGATGATTGTGTGCATGTACCTTTTGGTACAGTAAGATTTGCAGATAAAAAATTATCTACAAGAAAAGGTGATGTTATTTTCCTAGATGATTTATTAAATCAAGCGGTGGCTAAAACACTTGAAGTAATAAATGAAAAAAACCCTGAACTTGAAAACAAAGAGGATGTAGCTAAAAAAGTAGGAATAGGTGCTATTGTATTTACTTATTTAAAAAATCATAGAGAAAGAGACATTGTCTTCAATTGGGAAGAAATGCTTAGCTTTGAGGGAGAAACAGGTCCTTATGTTCAATATACTTATGCAAGAGCAAAAAGTATATTAAGAAAAGTTGAAGAGACTAGCAAAAATAATGAAACTGATGTAGAGCTAGATTACAACAAATTGAATTCTAAAGAAGAATTTGAACTTGTGAAGCAGTTAGAAGGTTTCCAAAAATCAATCCTGTTTGCTATTGATAAATTAGAACCATCTATGGTTACAAGATACGTTATTGATGTAGCTAAAGCTTTTAATAAATTTTACAATCAGTACAATATATCTAATTTGAAAGATGAATCTGATAAAAAAGCGAAAATTAAAATGGTAGAAGCTACTTGTCAAGTAATTAAGAACGCATTAGGCCTTATAGGTATAGAAGTCGTAGATAGAATGTAG
- a CDS encoding ribonuclease H-like domain-containing protein gives MFIKEYQIKVILPDEIFSKYKMDTIAYLDIEATGFDLEYDKIVLISLGYYLSEGEFKIVQYFAESPSEEVNILKEFTKAMGKFKRWCSYNGTAFDEPFIIRKMYRYNFGYRLPRDHMDLYKFIRPFHKRMGIKSCSLKSVEQFIGIKRKDEINGAKWVELYNEYLLEHDEKLKGILMLHNYEDVVNLPEIFKVVNVIDNDLDLLRKEKLAKKQMSLMKNNINTKQPLKTVSSRL, from the coding sequence ATGTTCATAAAAGAATATCAAATTAAGGTTATTTTACCAGACGAAATTTTCAGCAAATACAAGATGGATACTATTGCATATTTGGATATTGAAGCTACGGGTTTTGATCTAGAATATGACAAAATAGTACTAATATCTTTAGGGTATTACTTAAGCGAAGGTGAATTTAAAATTGTTCAATATTTCGCGGAGTCACCAAGCGAAGAAGTGAATATTTTAAAAGAATTTACGAAAGCTATGGGTAAGTTTAAAAGATGGTGTTCCTATAATGGTACAGCATTTGATGAACCTTTCATAATTAGGAAGATGTATAGATATAATTTCGGCTATAGGTTACCAAGGGATCACATGGATTTGTATAAGTTTATAAGACCATTTCACAAAAGAATGGGAATTAAGAGTTGTAGTTTAAAAAGTGTGGAGCAGTTTATTGGTATCAAGAGAAAAGATGAAATTAACGGAGCAAAGTGGGTTGAATTGTATAATGAATACCTACTAGAACATGATGAAAAGCTGAAAGGGATTCTTATGCTTCATAATTACGAAGATGTTGTAAATTTGCCTGAAATATTTAAGGTAGTTAACGTTATCGATAATGACTTAGATCTATTGAGAAAAGAAAAATTAGCTAAAAAACAAATGTCTCTTATGAAGAATAATATAAACACAAAGCAGCCACTAAAAACAGTAAGCAGCAGATTATAA
- a CDS encoding FeoB-associated Cys-rich membrane protein, whose product MEFIIVGVIVIAAGYILYTNIKKQSHGDCGCGNGCKGCNHSCEVKPSNKK is encoded by the coding sequence GTGGAATTCATTATTGTTGGTGTGATCGTTATCGCAGCTGGATATATCTTATATACTAATATAAAGAAACAATCACATGGTGATTGTGGCTGTGGAAATGGCTGTAAAGGCTGTAACCATAGTTGTGAAGTAAAACCATCTAATAAAAAATGA
- the feoB gene encoding ferrous iron transport protein B, giving the protein MITAALLGNPNVGKTTLFNALTGSNQYVGNWAGVTVEKKEGFVENKIKIVDLPGIYAMDTYSNEEKVSKEFLQSGNVDVIINIVDASSLDRNLYLTTQLKKFNKPIILVLNMIDVALANGLDINYNLLEQKLGVKIIPIVASKGKGISDVKNCLLKGDYISNTTNNLDFKDEKETYSYIEVLLKSCTNKKKNNKVSITQKIDKIVLNRILAYPLFFLSLFIIFMFTFNWVGQPLADLLDSLLNDIIVPFLTNILSNNSAWFSSLLIDGVIGGVGSVIVFLPVILALFLGISFLEDSGYMARAAFIMDKLMRRMGLSGKAFIPLIVGFGCSVPAIMSARTLESEKDRKLTALLVPLMSCNARLPVYALFASVFFPGSKTLMVFSLYLMGIGIAFGIGILFKNTLFRKDEEPFIIELPEYQLPELKSLLIHTWAKGKGFLKKAGTIIFSISVLVWFLSNFNTTGMVDINSSFLASIGKFINPIFIPLGFASWQNSVSLLTGLMAKEVVVGTMGVIYGGNLTHSLANHFTSLSAYSFLVFVLLYTPCVSVIATMKKEYGNKMAIFSVCYQLTLAWVVSFIIFNVGSIIMR; this is encoded by the coding sequence ATGATTACTGCCGCTTTATTAGGTAATCCTAATGTTGGTAAAACGACTCTATTTAACGCACTTACAGGTTCTAACCAATATGTAGGGAATTGGGCTGGAGTAACAGTAGAAAAAAAAGAAGGCTTCGTAGAAAATAAGATTAAAATCGTCGACTTACCTGGTATTTATGCCATGGATACTTATTCAAATGAAGAAAAAGTTTCCAAGGAATTTTTACAAAGTGGTAACGTGGATGTAATTATAAATATTGTTGATGCATCAAGCCTTGATAGAAATTTATATCTTACAACTCAATTAAAGAAGTTTAACAAACCAATAATTTTAGTATTAAACATGATTGATGTAGCACTTGCTAATGGTTTGGATATTAATTATAACCTGCTAGAACAAAAACTAGGGGTAAAGATAATACCAATAGTTGCTTCAAAGGGAAAAGGGATTTCAGATGTTAAAAATTGTCTTCTTAAAGGGGATTATATTAGTAACACCACAAACAATCTAGACTTCAAAGATGAAAAAGAAACTTATTCGTACATCGAAGTTTTACTAAAATCCTGCACTAATAAAAAGAAAAATAATAAAGTTTCTATTACACAAAAAATAGATAAAATCGTGCTTAATAGAATTCTTGCTTATCCTTTATTTTTCCTAAGTTTATTTATAATTTTTATGTTTACCTTTAACTGGGTTGGACAACCTTTAGCCGATTTACTCGATAGCTTGCTTAATGATATTATTGTACCATTTTTAACTAATATATTATCGAATAATAGTGCTTGGTTCTCTTCTCTACTAATTGATGGTGTCATAGGCGGAGTAGGTTCAGTAATAGTATTTTTGCCAGTTATATTAGCATTATTCTTAGGCATTTCATTTTTAGAAGACAGTGGCTACATGGCAAGAGCTGCCTTTATAATGGATAAATTAATGAGGAGAATGGGTTTATCAGGTAAAGCTTTTATTCCCTTAATTGTTGGTTTTGGTTGTTCTGTGCCTGCTATAATGTCTGCTAGAACACTTGAGAGTGAGAAAGATAGAAAATTAACAGCGCTTTTAGTACCTCTTATGTCTTGTAATGCTAGACTTCCAGTTTATGCATTGTTTGCATCAGTGTTTTTTCCAGGTAGCAAAACCCTCATGGTATTTTCATTATACTTAATGGGAATTGGTATAGCCTTTGGAATTGGTATTTTATTTAAAAACACATTATTCAGAAAAGACGAAGAACCTTTTATTATAGAATTACCTGAATATCAATTGCCAGAACTAAAAAGCTTATTAATACATACTTGGGCAAAAGGTAAAGGTTTCTTAAAGAAAGCTGGTACTATAATCTTTTCTATTTCTGTACTAGTATGGTTTTTATCAAACTTTAACACTACAGGTATGGTTGATATAAACTCTAGTTTTTTAGCTAGTATAGGTAAATTTATAAATCCAATATTTATTCCTCTTGGATTTGCCTCATGGCAAAATTCAGTATCACTTTTAACTGGTCTCATGGCTAAAGAAGTAGTTGTAGGCACCATGGGTGTTATATATGGTGGTAATTTAACACATTCTTTAGCTAATCATTTTACTTCACTATCTGCTTATAGTTTCTTAGTTTTCGTATTATTATACACTCCTTGTGTATCAGTAATTGCAACTATGAAAAAGGAATACGGAAACAAAATGGCAATTTTTTCTGTATGTTACCAATTAACATTGGCTTGGGTAGTTTCTTTCATAATATTTAATGTTGGAAGCATAATAATGAGGTAA
- a CDS encoding FeoA family protein, producing MSIYDLKPGDKALIQSVCGDDKFAKRLLALGFIEGTEVKLIATAPLGDPIIINLRGFNIAIRKNDAKNISILKS from the coding sequence ATAAGCATTTATGATTTAAAGCCAGGAGATAAAGCACTAATTCAATCGGTTTGCGGGGACGACAAGTTTGCTAAAAGATTACTCGCATTAGGCTTCATTGAAGGTACCGAAGTTAAATTAATTGCTACTGCACCTTTAGGAGATCCTATAATTATTAATTTACGTGGTTTTAATATAGCCATTAGAAAGAATGACGCTAAAAATATATCCATACTAAAATCGTAA
- a CDS encoding ribonuclease H-like domain-containing protein: MITKLNSIKVGDISVEGSLTIDGNKQLFKDALFFDLEHYIYKKPICIGVFGCCFYDEITNEIKVTQYMAENKKDAIEILSLAKNYFEEMKTKYNKKYIVTFSGNNDFTVINYLLKAYKIDFVLEGYFGEIDLQKCFEKAEGTCIGLKALEKIFEIDRESEVISGSNLAKTFSKIVKDNDYINRMPPEKKEKILLYNQQDVVSLFYIYVDWYNRVGLKMEEDETQSDCDEAQQ, translated from the coding sequence GTGATTACAAAACTTAATAGTATTAAGGTAGGAGATATTTCAGTAGAAGGCTCTCTTACCATAGACGGAAATAAACAACTCTTTAAAGATGCATTGTTTTTTGATTTAGAGCATTACATTTATAAAAAGCCTATATGTATTGGAGTATTTGGGTGCTGCTTTTATGATGAGATAACAAATGAGATAAAGGTTACGCAGTACATGGCAGAAAATAAGAAAGATGCTATAGAAATATTATCTTTAGCTAAAAATTATTTTGAAGAAATGAAGACTAAGTACAATAAAAAATACATTGTTACGTTTTCAGGAAACAATGATTTTACAGTTATAAACTATCTATTAAAAGCTTATAAAATAGACTTTGTATTAGAGGGTTATTTTGGAGAAATAGATTTACAGAAATGTTTTGAAAAGGCAGAGGGAACTTGCATTGGTCTTAAAGCTCTAGAAAAGATATTTGAGATTGATCGGGAAAGTGAAGTAATAAGTGGTTCTAATTTAGCAAAAACATTTAGTAAGATAGTTAAGGATAATGATTATATCAATAGAATGCCTCCTGAGAAGAAAGAAAAAATACTATTATATAATCAACAGGATGTTGTAAGTTTATTCTATATATATGTAGATTGGTATAATAGAGTAGGGTTAAAAATGGAGGAAGATGAAACACAGTCTGACTGTGATGAAGCACAGCAATAG
- the ade gene encoding adenine deaminase, giving the protein MEQVKKNIDVAMGRIKADLVLKNARFINVFTEEVDRGDIAIVAGIIIGIGEYSGNLEIDCSDLYVAPGFIDAHVHIESSMVMPKQFGEVVIKKGITTIIADPHEIANVEGINGVKTMIESSKEAPIDIFFMLPSCVPVTKFEDSGYVFNVEDLEELIDNNCVIGLGEVMDVQAVVNKDDKLLKKIDMAKNKHIDGHCPNISSSELNACISCGIKTDHECNNAKDALLKVSRGMYVMLREGSAAKKLKAVLPAVNNRNYGRFLYCSDDRHIDDLLERGSIDNCIRLSIKQGLNPIKAFIMASYNAAKCYDLYDRGAIAPGYKADLVIFEELKGLNILKVIKNGKEYKELPDKKRSKLNIKSSMHMEFIKSEVFKVESETPTVSVIKLIPNSVQTKLVQRKIENESGYIKRVIDKDVLKIAVFERHNNTGKHFTSFIEGLGLKNCSIAQTIAHDSHNVIVVGDNEKDMEVAVNTLISTGGGIVMVSEGKVIAQLILPIGGIMTFEAPYMVAENLKRLSRMAKAFGVRAEYDPFISLSFVTLPVIPVVK; this is encoded by the coding sequence ATGGAGCAAGTTAAGAAAAACATTGATGTTGCGATGGGAAGAATAAAGGCAGATTTAGTGCTGAAAAATGCAAGGTTTATTAATGTATTTACTGAAGAGGTAGATAGAGGGGACATTGCGATTGTTGCGGGTATTATTATAGGAATTGGTGAGTACTCAGGGAATCTTGAAATTGATTGTTCAGACTTATATGTGGCTCCAGGTTTCATCGATGCACATGTTCATATAGAGTCCTCTATGGTTATGCCAAAACAGTTTGGGGAGGTGGTAATTAAAAAAGGTATAACTACAATAATAGCAGATCCTCATGAAATAGCTAATGTTGAAGGAATAAATGGTGTTAAAACAATGATTGAAAGCAGTAAGGAAGCACCAATAGATATATTTTTTATGTTACCATCTTGTGTTCCTGTCACAAAATTTGAGGATAGTGGGTACGTATTTAACGTCGAAGATTTAGAAGAGTTAATTGATAATAATTGCGTGATTGGCCTCGGTGAAGTAATGGATGTTCAAGCAGTTGTAAATAAAGATGATAAATTGCTAAAAAAAATAGATATGGCAAAGAATAAACACATTGACGGTCATTGTCCTAATATATCATCTAGTGAGCTAAATGCATGTATCAGCTGTGGCATAAAAACAGATCATGAATGTAATAATGCGAAAGATGCATTACTAAAAGTTAGTAGAGGAATGTATGTTATGCTAAGAGAAGGGTCAGCTGCAAAAAAACTAAAGGCCGTACTTCCAGCAGTTAACAACCGTAATTACGGAAGATTTTTATACTGCAGCGATGATAGGCATATAGATGATTTATTAGAAAGAGGTTCTATAGATAACTGTATTAGGCTTTCTATAAAGCAGGGACTTAATCCTATAAAGGCGTTTATAATGGCATCCTATAATGCAGCTAAGTGTTATGACTTATATGACAGAGGGGCTATAGCTCCAGGGTATAAAGCAGACCTTGTGATATTTGAAGAACTAAAGGGTCTGAATATATTAAAAGTAATAAAAAATGGTAAAGAATATAAAGAATTACCAGATAAAAAACGTTCAAAATTAAATATAAAATCTTCTATGCATATGGAGTTCATTAAGAGTGAAGTTTTTAAAGTTGAAAGCGAAACTCCTACAGTAAGTGTGATAAAGTTAATTCCAAATTCTGTGCAAACTAAATTGGTGCAGAGAAAAATAGAAAATGAGTCTGGTTATATAAAGAGGGTAATTGATAAAGATGTATTAAAAATAGCAGTATTTGAACGGCATAATAATACAGGTAAACATTTCACTTCATTTATAGAAGGACTAGGCTTGAAAAATTGTTCTATAGCACAAACCATAGCTCATGACTCTCACAATGTAATAGTAGTTGGGGATAATGAAAAGGATATGGAGGTTGCAGTTAATACTCTTATTTCTACTGGCGGGGGTATAGTAATGGTTTCGGAAGGAAAAGTTATTGCTCAGTTAATTTTGCCAATTGGAGGAATAATGACATTTGAGGCTCCCTATATGGTAGCGGAGAATTTAAAAAGGCTTAGTAGGATGGCCAAAGCTTTTGGAGTTAGGGCCGAATACGATCCTTTTATAAGTTTATCTTTTGTGACACTTCCTGTAATACCTGTAGTTAAATAA
- a CDS encoding prepilin-type N-terminal cleavage/methylation domain-containing protein: protein MSNILKQIPKNKTNKIKRKGFTLIELIIVISIIGILAVIAVPKFSGVLKDAKVKADVASAKAIADATYAQIAKGEIKSAAAILEVGNSTSDESKKITDYLQKVPTPKATSATNFTVVINAEADVSVNVGGVELYPTTSAGYPTPIVEKTTQKDESVKK, encoded by the coding sequence ATGTCAAATATTTTAAAGCAGATACCAAAAAACAAGACGAATAAAATTAAAAGAAAAGGATTTACCTTAATTGAGCTTATAATTGTAATCTCAATAATTGGGATTTTAGCAGTGATTGCAGTGCCTAAGTTTAGTGGGGTACTAAAGGACGCTAAGGTAAAGGCAGATGTTGCTAGTGCAAAGGCTATTGCTGATGCCACATATGCACAAATCGCAAAAGGCGAAATAAAGTCGGCTGCTGCTATTTTAGAAGTTGGAAATAGCACTAGTGATGAGAGTAAAAAAATAACAGATTATCTTCAGAAAGTACCAACGCCCAAAGCTACATCAGCAACTAATTTTACTGTTGTAATTAATGCAGAAGCTGATGTAAGTGTAAATGTTGGTGGTGTTGAATTGTATCCTACAACAAGTGCAGGATACCCTACACCAATTGTAGAAAAAACTACACAAAAGGACGAAAGTGTAAAAAAATAA
- a CDS encoding prepilin peptidase, with product MESIIAIYIFILGLLIGSFLNVCIYRIPRGESISYPPSHCTSCGNRIKPYDLIPVISWIFLRGKCRNCGEKISIRYALVELTTAVLFILTYFQYGYSIYLAKYLILIPFLIVIAMIDYDTMEVYATTTWLAIAVGIISLGVNFYLGEPVIDYIYGGLLGAGIITFIILMSKLILGTEGMGWGDVEICGLCGLFLGFKLTFVMIFFSFIIGGVIGVYLLKVKKKNGRSEMAFGPSIIMATLFMIIWGEKILNWYLGTFYKY from the coding sequence ATGGAAAGTATCATAGCAATATATATTTTTATATTAGGACTACTAATAGGAAGTTTCTTGAATGTATGTATATATAGGATACCAAGAGGAGAAAGTATATCATATCCACCTTCTCACTGCACGTCATGTGGAAATAGGATAAAACCTTATGATCTTATACCGGTAATTAGTTGGATCTTTTTAAGAGGTAAATGTAGGAACTGTGGAGAGAAGATATCTATAAGATATGCACTGGTAGAACTTACGACAGCTGTACTTTTTATTTTAACCTATTTTCAATATGGATATAGTATTTATCTTGCAAAATATTTAATACTTATACCATTTTTAATTGTTATAGCTATGATAGATTACGATACTATGGAGGTTTATGCTACGACTACATGGCTTGCAATAGCTGTAGGTATTATTTCGCTAGGAGTGAATTTTTATTTGGGAGAGCCAGTGATTGACTATATATATGGGGGGTTACTGGGCGCAGGTATCATAACTTTTATTATTTTAATGTCAAAACTTATTTTAGGAACAGAGGGCATGGGTTGGGGAGATGTAGAAATTTGTGGGCTTTGTGGACTGTTTTTAGGATTTAAGCTAACGTTTGTTATGATATTTTTTTCTTTTATAATTGGAGGAGTAATTGGTGTTTATTTATTGAAGGTTAAAAAGAAAAATGGTAGATCTGAAATGGCATTTGGTCCATCTATTATAATGGCTACTTTGTTTATGATAATTTGGGGAGAGAAAATTTTAAATTGGTACTTAGGTACATTTTATAAATATTAA